A genome region from Bombilactobacillus bombi includes the following:
- a CDS encoding DUF1129 family protein, producing MDPREKNKQAQSKQQAKVAKKHEQAKIAQEVAQATPEQLQAKLSKRNEDYLFKLHKALVENGQTDQEAQKQVDNLLQEVIDNQIKGIPARQLYGTVATKVDAIFHKKIEAKNHVEFWKLSVDSSLFIAALFLVMFGIMGFFVKHPSRENQMGIVTTILICIFWGILLSWFNQQMMLDKKKRKPMWQSVVILIVGLIVMYVGSMLVQLLPAAINPILPPIVNVILAALVYGIRWLFRHYYHITINTFSGR from the coding sequence ATGGATCCACGCGAAAAAAATAAGCAAGCGCAAAGTAAACAGCAAGCTAAAGTTGCGAAAAAGCATGAACAAGCCAAAATTGCTCAAGAAGTTGCCCAAGCTACACCAGAACAATTACAGGCTAAATTAAGCAAGCGCAATGAAGATTATTTATTTAAGCTGCATAAAGCACTCGTTGAAAATGGACAAACTGACCAGGAAGCTCAAAAACAAGTTGATAATTTACTGCAAGAAGTAATTGATAATCAAATTAAAGGTATCCCGGCACGTCAACTTTATGGAACTGTTGCCACCAAGGTTGATGCAATTTTTCATAAAAAAATTGAAGCTAAAAACCATGTTGAATTTTGGAAATTAAGTGTCGATAGTTCGTTATTTATTGCAGCCCTGTTTTTGGTAATGTTTGGAATCATGGGCTTTTTTGTGAAGCATCCTAGCCGTGAAAATCAAATGGGAATTGTGACTACCATTTTAATTTGTATCTTCTGGGGGATTTTACTTTCCTGGTTTAACCAACAAATGATGCTTGATAAAAAGAAACGGAAACCAATGTGGCAAAGCGTTGTGATTCTAATAGTCGGCTTAATAGTTATGTATGTTGGTTCAATGCTTGTTCAATTATTACCAGCTGCAATTAATCCAATTTTGCCACCGATTGTCAATGTTATATTGGCGGCATTAGTCTATGGTATTCGTTGGCTTTTCCGGCATTATTATCACATCACCATCAATACTTTTTCGGGTAGATAA
- a CDS encoding DUF951 domain-containing protein translates to MYNLGDIVMMKKPHACGQNRWEITRLGADIKLRCLGCGHAVMLKRAYFNKRFKKIITQAHEVKQDQEEFYLDPQKLQLPNLLN, encoded by the coding sequence ATGTATAATCTTGGAGATATTGTCATGATGAAAAAACCGCATGCTTGCGGTCAAAATCGCTGGGAAATTACGCGCCTCGGTGCAGATATTAAGTTGCGCTGTTTAGGCTGTGGTCATGCAGTAATGTTGAAACGGGCCTATTTTAATAAGCGTTTCAAAAAAATTATTACCCAAGCTCATGAAGTAAAACAAGATCAAGAGGAATTCTATCTTGATCCGCAAAAATTACAGTTACCCAATCTATTAAATTAA
- a CDS encoding ParA family protein, with protein sequence MARVISLANQKGGVGKTTTTINLGACLSELGKQVLVIDIDPQGNATSGLGIKKVDVTQDIYDVIINELPLQKTIMKTERSGLDIVPATIQLAGAEMELTSMMARETRLKEAIMTIQDNYDYILIDCPPSLGQLSINAFTASNSIIIPVQSEYYALEGLSQLLNTIRLVQKHFNPNLAIEGVLLTMFDARTNLGTQVVNEVQSYFGDRVYKTIIPRNTRLAEAPSYGLPIIDFDRKSRGAETYLQLAEEVVKNDD encoded by the coding sequence ATGGCTAGAGTCATTTCCTTAGCCAATCAAAAGGGCGGAGTCGGTAAAACGACCACTACAATCAATTTAGGTGCTTGCTTATCAGAACTAGGCAAACAAGTATTGGTAATTGATATTGATCCTCAAGGTAACGCTACTAGTGGTTTGGGAATTAAAAAAGTTGATGTTACTCAAGATATTTATGATGTAATTATTAATGAGTTGCCGTTGCAAAAAACAATCATGAAAACTGAACGTTCTGGTCTGGATATTGTGCCCGCTACGATTCAATTAGCCGGGGCAGAAATGGAATTGACATCCATGATGGCCCGTGAAACTCGTTTGAAAGAGGCTATCATGACTATTCAGGATAATTACGATTATATTTTAATTGATTGTCCACCTTCTTTAGGCCAATTATCAATTAATGCTTTTACTGCCAGCAATTCTATTATTATTCCTGTTCAAAGTGAATACTATGCCTTGGAGGGATTAAGTCAATTATTAAATACTATTCGTTTGGTACAAAAACATTTTAATCCTAATTTAGCTATTGAAGGTGTTTTGTTAACCATGTTTGATGCTCGAACTAATTTAGGAACACAAGTAGTTAATGAAGTTCAAAGTTACTTTGGCGATCGAGTTTACAAGACCATTATTCCCCGCAATACTCGCTTAGCTGAAGCTCCTAGTTATGGCTTACCCATCATTGATTTTGATCGTAAATCGCGGGGAGCAGAAACCTACTTACAACTAGCTGAGGAGGTAGTGAAAAACGATGACTGA
- a CDS encoding LacI family DNA-binding transcriptional regulator, whose amino-acid sequence MANIRNIAKLSGVSKATVSRILNQDESFSVSDTTRKRVLETARRLNYIPASNASKDSVERLHLGIVNCVSAEDELKDPYFREIKIGIEEQAELWGMMLFKEIHLPSYDYDLKDLSLCGAVIVIGTLTEAFLANIYHYNHNIIIIDDSRHFLNYDVIHNDFDQQTQNVLDLMKSKGHQKIAFIGGRKNLSDNKSIKHNELLDVREQSYLNWMKLNDLEKYINVQVTQWSTEGAMKAAKKILALDRPTAILTASDPQAIGVYRIIQEFGLSIPKDIAVVSFDDIEMAQYLYPSLTTVKPAAKIMGKEAINLVRERLVDNRKVSLEITVNSNLIIRESL is encoded by the coding sequence ATGGCAAATATTAGAAACATTGCAAAACTTTCCGGTGTATCTAAAGCAACAGTATCTAGGATTCTTAATCAAGATGAGTCTTTTTCAGTTTCAGATACTACAAGAAAAAGGGTATTAGAAACAGCTCGTCGCTTAAATTACATTCCAGCTAGTAATGCTAGTAAAGATAGTGTAGAAAGATTACACCTTGGAATTGTTAATTGTGTCAGTGCAGAAGATGAATTAAAAGACCCCTACTTTAGGGAAATAAAAATTGGTATTGAAGAACAAGCTGAATTATGGGGAATGATGTTATTTAAAGAAATTCATTTACCCAGTTATGATTATGATTTAAAAGATCTTTCGCTATGTGGAGCTGTTATTGTCATTGGAACATTAACAGAGGCTTTTTTAGCAAATATTTATCATTATAATCATAATATTATTATTATTGATGATTCACGGCATTTCTTAAATTACGATGTAATTCATAATGATTTTGATCAGCAAACTCAAAATGTATTAGATTTAATGAAGTCTAAAGGCCATCAAAAAATTGCTTTTATCGGTGGTCGTAAAAATCTGAGTGATAATAAAAGCATTAAACATAATGAATTATTAGATGTGCGCGAACAAAGTTATCTTAACTGGATGAAATTAAATGATTTAGAAAAGTATATTAATGTTCAAGTTACACAATGGTCTACTGAAGGTGCAATGAAAGCCGCAAAAAAAATTTTAGCTCTAGATCGACCTACAGCAATACTAACTGCTAGTGACCCACAGGCAATTGGTGTTTATCGTATCATTCAAGAATTTGGTCTGTCTATTCCGAAAGATATTGCTGTTGTTAGTTTTGATGATATTGAGATGGCTCAGTATCTTTATCCATCTTTAACTACTGTCAAGCCGGCAGCTAAAATTATGGGTAAAGAAGCTATTAATTTAGTAAGAGAAAGATTAGTAGATAATCGTAAAGTGTCTTTGGAAATTACAGTTAACTCAAATTTAATTATAAGAGAAAGTCTCTAA
- a CDS encoding glycoside-pentoside-hexuronide (GPH):cation symporter: MVNSTGNPKSSKLKNIISRVSYAFGAFGNDMFYGALSTYFIMFVTTHLFNSGNKTENNRMIVYITTIITVLRIVELLIDPFIGNWIDRTKTRFGQFKPWVVVGGTITSVILMFLFTDLGGINKTHPLLYLIVFAVLYITMDIFYSFKDVAFWSMVPALSFSSKERERTASSARIGSTLGGGLVGVVVMPLVLFFSLNKTGGTGDAHGWFAFGLMIAIVGIITSIAVGLGTHEVQSDLRKNKENTVGFKKIFRTLTQNDQLMWIALTYGIYAVGINILNSLVLYYFTFIMGKSTLFSVFQTINIVISLVSVSIFPKLVDKFNRRRVFASCIGIMLAGILLFSVAGKSLFLVLVAAEMFQVPQAVIFLVVLMIITDSVEYGQLKLGHRDESLTLSIRPLLDKLGGAISNGVVGQVAVIAGMTTGATAASITSDGQFKFKVMMFAVPAVFLIIAFLIFWKKSTLTEEKHAEIMAQLEKTWGKEVKPEAKEVQHNFTMTLASPVSGEIIALDKVADVTFASGQVGQGFAVKPTDGRVLAPFNATVKRIFETRHAIGLVDDHGVAVLIHIGFDTVKMKGTGFVSYVQEGQYVTKGTELIEFWDPAIKKAGFDDTITVTITNSDKFSTPQILARPGELVSANKQEVLKLQ; encoded by the coding sequence ATGGTAAATTCAACTGGTAATCCAAAATCTAGTAAATTAAAGAATATTATATCTAGGGTATCCTATGCTTTTGGGGCTTTTGGAAATGATATGTTTTATGGTGCTTTATCTACATATTTTATTATGTTTGTGACAACTCATTTATTTAACAGTGGTAATAAGACAGAAAATAATAGAATGATTGTGTATATTACTACAATTATTACAGTTTTAAGAATTGTTGAATTACTAATTGATCCTTTTATTGGTAATTGGATTGATCGAACTAAAACACGATTTGGACAGTTCAAACCATGGGTAGTAGTTGGTGGAACGATTACCTCCGTTATATTAATGTTCTTATTTACAGATTTAGGAGGCATTAATAAAACGCATCCTTTACTATATTTAATTGTTTTTGCTGTTCTTTATATAACGATGGATATTTTTTATTCTTTTAAAGATGTGGCTTTTTGGTCAATGGTGCCAGCGCTTTCATTTAGTTCAAAAGAGCGGGAACGAACTGCTTCATCAGCAAGAATTGGATCTACTCTTGGTGGAGGACTAGTTGGAGTAGTAGTAATGCCATTAGTACTATTTTTTTCTTTAAATAAAACTGGTGGTACAGGAGATGCACACGGCTGGTTTGCCTTTGGCTTAATGATAGCTATTGTAGGTATCATTACATCAATAGCTGTTGGTTTAGGAACACATGAAGTTCAATCAGATTTAAGAAAAAACAAAGAGAATACAGTTGGTTTTAAAAAAATTTTTCGGACTTTAACTCAAAATGATCAACTGATGTGGATTGCATTGACTTATGGTATTTACGCCGTTGGTATTAATATTTTAAATTCTTTAGTTCTCTATTACTTTACATTTATTATGGGTAAATCAACGTTATTTTCAGTTTTTCAAACCATAAATATTGTGATTAGTTTGGTGTCTGTGTCTATATTTCCTAAATTAGTGGATAAATTTAATAGAAGAAGAGTATTTGCTAGTTGTATTGGTATCATGTTGGCAGGAATATTATTATTTTCAGTAGCGGGAAAATCTTTGTTTTTAGTTTTAGTAGCTGCAGAAATGTTTCAAGTTCCGCAAGCAGTAATCTTTTTAGTAGTTTTAATGATTATTACTGATTCAGTTGAATATGGTCAATTAAAATTGGGACATCGTGATGAGTCATTAACTCTTTCCATTCGTCCTTTATTAGATAAATTAGGGGGAGCTATTTCTAATGGTGTTGTTGGTCAAGTAGCCGTAATAGCTGGTATGACTACTGGTGCTACCGCGGCATCTATCACATCCGATGGACAGTTTAAATTTAAAGTTATGATGTTTGCAGTCCCAGCAGTTTTCTTAATAATTGCTTTTCTAATTTTTTGGAAAAAATCTACTTTAACTGAAGAAAAACATGCTGAAATTATGGCACAGTTAGAAAAAACATGGGGCAAAGAAGTAAAGCCAGAGGCAAAAGAAGTGCAGCACAATTTCACAATGACTTTAGCATCACCCGTTTCTGGAGAAATAATTGCCTTAGATAAAGTGGCTGATGTGACATTTGCTTCTGGACAGGTAGGACAAGGATTTGCAGTTAAACCAACTGATGGACGAGTGTTAGCACCATTTAATGCCACGGTTAAAAGAATTTTTGAAACTAGACATGCTATTGGGTTGGTGGATGATCATGGCGTAGCTGTATTAATTCATATTGGATTTGATACTGTCAAAATGAAGGGTACAGGCTTTGTCAGTTACGTTCAAGAAGGACAATATGTCACTAAAGGAACAGAATTGATTGAATTTTGGGATCCGGCAATAAAAAAAGCTGGATTTGATGATACCATCACAGTCACTATAACCAATAGTGATAAATTCAGCACTCCTCAAATCCTAGCAAGACCGGGTGAGTTAGTGAGCGCCAATAAACAAGAAGTATTGAAATTACAATAA
- a CDS encoding stage II sporulation protein M has product MLKYNQDFLKRYLKWGWLAFISITVIFAGITGYLAHVYPTAIHNMIKLLRSILPTSGNNTQMFWGILLNNEKATLIILLLALIPIPGFYWLTFIMTSLSVGFVLGVRGAQSGWLLAVKAFVLGILPHGIFEMSALLLVVALAAQLNRGWRNFLFSRQLQQPISVKALLLQYLLIVVPLIALAALIEGFITPILLQWA; this is encoded by the coding sequence ATGCTGAAATACAATCAAGATTTCTTAAAACGCTATTTAAAATGGGGCTGGCTAGCTTTTATAAGTATTACTGTTATTTTTGCTGGAATTACTGGCTATCTCGCACATGTTTATCCCACAGCGATTCATAACATGATTAAATTGCTGCGATCAATTCTGCCTACTAGTGGCAACAACACCCAAATGTTTTGGGGGATTTTGTTGAATAATGAAAAAGCGACCCTAATCATTTTATTGTTGGCACTGATTCCTATACCTGGTTTTTATTGGTTGACCTTTATTATGACTTCTTTATCTGTAGGATTTGTGTTAGGTGTTAGAGGGGCGCAGAGTGGCTGGCTGTTGGCAGTTAAAGCTTTTGTTTTAGGAATATTACCACATGGAATTTTTGAAATGTCTGCATTATTGTTAGTGGTAGCTTTGGCAGCACAATTAAATCGTGGTTGGCGAAATTTTTTATTTAGTCGGCAGTTGCAGCAGCCTATATCAGTCAAAGCTCTCTTATTACAATATTTATTAATAGTAGTGCCATTAATTGCTTTGGCGGCGTTAATAGAAGGCTTTATTACGCCTATTTTATTGCAATGGGCATAA
- a CDS encoding ParB/RepB/Spo0J family partition protein, whose amino-acid sequence MTEKKRGGLGRGIDAIFSDFEADEINSENIVEINLNEIRPNPYQPRKEFDEASLDELAQSIRENGVFQPIVVRKSVNGYQIVVGERRFRASKIAQRKTIPAIVRDLDESQMMEIGVLENLQREDLNPIEEAQAYQTLIEKLHLTQEQISEKLGKSRPYIANYLRLLTLPPKTKQLLTDSKLTMAQARTLLTFKDPNKIDQVAQMVVDQGLTVRQLEKMVAQPQPKTSKKNTNKKSPFIKETEEQLINKFGTSVRVVDTKGGKGKIQIDFSSTKDLNRILELLNISLN is encoded by the coding sequence ATGACTGAAAAAAAGCGTGGCGGCTTAGGCCGCGGAATTGATGCTATCTTTTCTGATTTTGAAGCAGATGAAATCAATTCCGAAAATATAGTAGAAATTAATTTAAATGAAATTCGTCCGAATCCTTATCAGCCTCGTAAAGAATTTGATGAAGCATCTTTAGATGAGTTAGCACAGTCGATTAGAGAAAACGGCGTTTTTCAACCAATTGTTGTACGAAAAAGTGTCAACGGCTACCAAATTGTAGTTGGTGAACGGCGTTTTCGTGCCAGCAAAATTGCCCAACGAAAAACTATTCCTGCCATTGTCCGTGACTTAGATGAAAGTCAAATGATGGAAATTGGCGTCTTAGAAAATTTGCAGCGCGAAGATTTGAATCCCATCGAAGAAGCGCAAGCGTATCAGACTTTAATTGAAAAATTACATTTGACCCAAGAACAGATATCTGAAAAGTTAGGTAAAAGTCGACCTTATATTGCTAATTATTTACGATTATTAACTTTGCCTCCGAAAACTAAACAATTGTTAACAGATTCCAAATTAACAATGGCGCAAGCTCGGACTTTATTAACATTTAAAGATCCTAATAAAATCGATCAAGTAGCGCAAATGGTAGTTGATCAAGGCTTAACGGTGCGACAACTGGAAAAAATGGTGGCACAGCCACAACCGAAAACATCCAAAAAAAATACTAATAAAAAATCCCCTTTTATCAAAGAAACAGAAGAACAACTAATTAATAAATTTGGTACCAGTGTTCGCGTTGTTGATACTAAGGGAGGCAAGGGAAAAATCCAAATTGATTTTTCTTCAACTAAAGATTTGAATCGTATCTTAGAATTGTTAAATATTTCGTTAAATTAA
- a CDS encoding ParB/RepB/Spo0J family partition protein produces MSIFDRFVDSKPVAEDDEIQVQELPVEQIIPNTYQPRHDFNEVQINELAQSIQANGLLQPIIVRQNDEQKYEIIAGERRFRAIQRLNWTSIPAIIREYTNQESAALALIENLQREDLNPIEEAQAYAKLEQMEQLQQKDLARKLGKSQSYVANKLRLLKLAPQVQQAISNGQISQRHGRALLNLNLEQQQALLPQIINKKLTVKATEDLVEKTLHPQVKKQTKVRALTSNNSKLSINTLHDSIKLAQKNGAQFTYQEVDTDQEYKMIITVKKEDQHG; encoded by the coding sequence ATGTCAATTTTTGATAGATTTGTGGATAGTAAACCAGTAGCTGAGGATGATGAAATTCAAGTTCAAGAATTGCCAGTTGAACAAATTATACCTAATACTTATCAGCCACGACATGATTTTAATGAAGTGCAAATTAATGAATTAGCTCAATCAATTCAAGCTAATGGCTTGTTGCAGCCGATTATTGTACGGCAAAACGATGAACAAAAGTATGAAATCATCGCGGGAGAACGGCGTTTTCGAGCTATCCAACGCTTGAATTGGACTAGTATTCCAGCAATTATTCGAGAATACACTAACCAAGAAAGTGCTGCTTTGGCTCTCATTGAAAACTTACAAAGGGAAGATTTAAATCCGATTGAAGAAGCACAAGCATATGCCAAATTAGAACAAATGGAACAATTACAGCAAAAAGATCTTGCTCGTAAATTAGGTAAAAGTCAGTCTTATGTTGCTAACAAATTGCGGTTATTAAAATTAGCTCCACAAGTTCAACAAGCAATTTCTAATGGTCAAATTTCACAACGGCATGGTCGGGCTTTGCTTAATTTGAATTTAGAACAACAACAAGCCTTATTACCACAAATAATTAATAAGAAGCTCACAGTCAAAGCTACTGAGGATTTAGTTGAAAAAACACTCCATCCACAAGTCAAAAAGCAAACAAAAGTAAGAGCTTTAACCTCAAACAATTCCAAATTGAGTATTAATACTCTTCATGATTCCATTAAACTAGCTCAAAAAAATGGTGCTCAATTTACTTATCAAGAAGTGGACACAGATCAAGAATATAAAATGATTATTACAGTTAAAAAGGAGGATCAACATGGCTAG
- the ychF gene encoding redox-regulated ATPase YchF, with the protein MSLTAGIVGLPNVGKSTLFNAITKAGAEMANYPFATIDPNVGMVEVPDPRLKRIDELIPAKKIVHTTFEFTDIAGIVKGASKGEGLGNKFLENIRQVDAIVHVVRAFADDNITHVNGKIDPVDDIETINLELSIADLDSINKRYARVEKVARTKDKEAQAELAVLQKIKPVLEAGGAVREIDFNEEEQKIVHNLFLLTSKPVLYVANIAEDDMAHPEQSEYYQQVKAYAEQAGAEVIGISAKTEEEIAELDDQDRQDFLEAEGVEESGLDRLIRASYHLLGLATFFTAGGPETRAWTFHQGMKAPQVAGVIHSDFERGFIRAETISFADLDQYGSVQAVREAGKLRLEGKEYEVQDGDIIEFRFNV; encoded by the coding sequence ATGTCATTAACAGCAGGAATTGTTGGTTTACCTAATGTTGGTAAATCAACCTTATTTAACGCCATTACAAAGGCTGGTGCCGAAATGGCAAACTATCCATTTGCAACTATTGACCCTAATGTTGGGATGGTTGAGGTTCCTGATCCTCGACTGAAACGTATTGATGAGTTGATCCCCGCCAAAAAGATTGTGCATACCACTTTTGAATTTACTGATATTGCCGGCATTGTTAAGGGTGCTAGCAAAGGCGAAGGTTTAGGAAATAAGTTTTTAGAAAATATCCGTCAAGTTGATGCTATTGTCCATGTTGTTCGTGCTTTTGCGGATGATAATATTACTCATGTCAACGGCAAAATTGATCCAGTTGATGATATTGAAACGATTAATTTGGAATTAAGCATTGCCGATTTAGATAGCATCAACAAACGTTATGCGCGCGTGGAAAAAGTAGCACGGACTAAAGACAAAGAAGCACAAGCAGAACTAGCGGTCTTACAAAAGATTAAGCCTGTATTAGAAGCAGGAGGTGCAGTGCGAGAAATTGACTTTAATGAAGAAGAACAAAAAATTGTTCATAATCTCTTCTTGTTGACTTCTAAACCAGTTTTGTATGTAGCTAACATTGCAGAAGATGACATGGCGCATCCAGAACAGTCAGAGTATTACCAGCAGGTGAAAGCATATGCTGAACAAGCTGGCGCTGAAGTGATTGGCATCTCTGCTAAGACTGAAGAGGAAATTGCTGAACTAGATGACCAAGATCGTCAAGATTTCTTAGAAGCTGAAGGTGTTGAAGAATCAGGTTTAGATCGGTTAATTAGAGCTAGTTATCATCTTTTAGGCTTGGCAACATTTTTCACAGCTGGTGGTCCAGAAACCCGAGCTTGGACTTTCCATCAAGGAATGAAGGCTCCACAAGTCGCAGGAGTTATTCATTCAGATTTTGAACGGGGTTTTATTCGTGCGGAAACTATCTCATTTGCTGATCTTGACCAATATGGGAGCGTGCAAGCTGTTCGTGAAGCTGGCAAATTACGCTTAGAAGGCAAAGAATATGAAGTGCAAGACGGCGATATTATCGAATTTAGATTCAATGTTTAA
- the rsmG gene encoding 16S rRNA (guanine(527)-N(7))-methyltransferase RsmG, whose translation MNPQELQLSLAHQNINLSDQQMAQLQQYFQLLVETNKVMNLTNITEESAVYVKHFYDSLTPMFYDQQLTQAVSVADIGTGAGFPGIVLKIANPKLHLTLVDSLNKRLNFLQQVVDQLQLSKVQLVHARAEEFGQQAQYRQQYDYVVARAVANLPVLLELCLPVVKQGGYFIALKGAQAETEMAAAKSALFKLGGQIERVEKLELPQAAGERQLIWIQKIKSTPAKFPRKPGIPARNPL comes from the coding sequence ATGAATCCACAAGAATTACAATTAAGTTTAGCGCACCAAAACATTAATTTATCTGATCAACAAATGGCTCAATTACAGCAATATTTCCAATTATTGGTTGAAACTAATAAAGTGATGAATTTAACCAATATTACTGAAGAATCCGCTGTTTATGTCAAACACTTTTATGATTCTTTGACACCAATGTTTTATGATCAGCAATTGACACAAGCAGTTTCAGTGGCTGATATCGGAACTGGAGCGGGTTTTCCAGGCATAGTTTTAAAAATTGCTAATCCCAAATTGCATTTAACTTTAGTTGATTCTTTGAATAAGCGTTTGAATTTTTTGCAACAGGTAGTGGATCAATTACAATTATCTAAAGTACAACTCGTTCATGCGCGGGCCGAAGAGTTTGGACAACAAGCACAATATCGTCAACAATATGATTATGTGGTGGCTCGAGCAGTTGCCAATTTGCCAGTTTTATTGGAGCTTTGCTTGCCAGTAGTAAAGCAAGGCGGTTATTTTATTGCTCTAAAGGGTGCTCAAGCCGAAACAGAAATGGCCGCAGCAAAGTCTGCATTATTTAAATTGGGGGGGCAGATTGAGCGCGTTGAAAAGTTGGAATTACCACAGGCGGCGGGGGAACGTCAGTTAATTTGGATTCAAAAGATTAAGTCAACACCTGCTAAATTCCCACGGAAGCCGGGTATACCAGCTCGTAATCCCCTTTAG